In the Flagellimonas sp. HMM57 genome, one interval contains:
- a CDS encoding citrate synthase, which translates to MSDKAILEYEGKRYEFPVIKGTEDELAIDIKTLRSVSNMVTIDPGYKNTGSCESAITFLDGEKGILRYRGYSIEELAEKADFLEVAYLLIFGELPNKEQLANFHNDIKEESQVDEEMKKILDGFPKSAHPMGVLSSLTSALVAFNPTSVDVSSETAMYNSIVRILAKFPVLVAWAQRKKKGLPLDYGDDSLGYVENIHKMMFKKPNQEYKRDSIAIDALDKLLILHADHEQNCSTSTVRIVGSSHAGLFASLSAGISALWGPLHGGANQAVLEMLEAIQADGGDTKKYMAKAKDKDDPFRLMGFGHRVYKNFDPRAKIIKKSADEVLGNLGIQDPILDIAKGLEKEALEDEYFVKRKLYPNVDFYSGIIYRALGIPTEMFTVMFALGRLPGWIAQWREMRLKGEPIGRPRQVYTGENLRSFVKVENR; encoded by the coding sequence ATGTCGGATAAAGCTATACTCGAATATGAAGGTAAAAGATATGAATTCCCAGTTATAAAAGGTACTGAGGACGAACTGGCCATAGATATTAAAACACTGCGGTCCGTTAGTAATATGGTGACCATTGATCCTGGGTATAAGAATACAGGCTCTTGTGAAAGTGCCATTACTTTCTTGGACGGGGAAAAGGGCATATTGCGCTATAGAGGGTATTCCATAGAAGAATTAGCCGAAAAAGCAGATTTTCTAGAGGTGGCCTATCTCTTAATTTTTGGTGAATTGCCTAATAAAGAACAGCTTGCCAATTTTCATAACGATATAAAAGAAGAGTCCCAAGTAGACGAGGAAATGAAAAAGATTTTGGATGGTTTTCCAAAGTCAGCGCATCCTATGGGGGTACTATCGTCATTGACAAGTGCTCTGGTCGCTTTCAATCCAACCTCTGTAGATGTTTCTTCGGAAACGGCGATGTATAATTCTATCGTCCGTATTCTGGCCAAGTTCCCTGTATTGGTAGCATGGGCACAGCGAAAAAAGAAAGGATTGCCATTGGATTATGGTGATGATAGTTTGGGGTATGTGGAAAACATCCACAAAATGATGTTTAAAAAACCCAATCAAGAGTACAAAAGAGATTCAATAGCCATAGATGCATTGGATAAATTATTGATTTTGCATGCGGACCACGAGCAAAATTGTTCCACTTCCACAGTGCGTATTGTAGGTTCATCACACGCTGGACTTTTTGCTTCGCTCTCTGCGGGAATATCAGCATTATGGGGACCGCTTCATGGTGGTGCCAACCAAGCGGTTTTGGAAATGTTGGAAGCGATTCAGGCAGATGGTGGTGATACCAAAAAATATATGGCTAAGGCCAAGGATAAAGATGACCCTTTCAGGCTAATGGGCTTTGGTCACAGAGTGTACAAAAACTTTGATCCCAGAGCTAAGATTATTAAGAAATCTGCAGATGAAGTTTTGGGGAATCTAGGCATACAAGACCCTATTTTGGATATTGCCAAAGGCTTGGAGAAAGAAGCCTTGGAAGATGAGTACTTCGTAAAGAGAAAACTATATCCAAATGTAGATTTCTATTCTGGAATCATCTATCGCGCGTTGGGAATCCCAACAGAAATGTTTACGGTAATGTTTGCTTTAGGAAGATTGCCAGGTTGGATTGCACAATGGAGAGAGATGCGTCTTAAAGGTGAACCCATAGGAAGGCCAAGACAAGTTTATACTGGCGAAAACCTTAGATCTTTCGTCAAAGTGGAGAATAGATAA
- a CDS encoding dimethylarginine dimethylaminohydrolase family protein — protein sequence MMQLHIQNETDSLRAVILGTAKSCGPIPSPEEAYDPKSLEHILAGTYPKEEDMVKEMEAFAQVFEKHGVQVFRPEVLTDCNQIFSRDIAFVIEDKLFHANILPDREREFEAIHAVLEKIDPNKIVRPPEEVHIEGGDVMPWNEYIFVGTYTADDYPDYITARTNKAAVTYLEEQFPNKTVKSFELRKSNTNAKENALHLDCCFQPVGKDKAILHKNGFLVEEEYQWLVDFFGKDNIFEITKDEMYQMFSNVFSISPEVVVSEQNFTRLNNWLREKGFTVEEIPYAEIAKQEGLLRCSTLPLIRE from the coding sequence ATGATGCAGTTGCATATTCAAAATGAAACAGACTCGTTGAGGGCTGTAATTTTAGGAACAGCAAAAAGCTGTGGGCCAATACCGAGTCCCGAAGAAGCTTATGATCCAAAGTCGTTGGAGCATATTTTGGCAGGAACCTATCCAAAGGAAGAGGATATGGTCAAAGAAATGGAAGCATTTGCCCAAGTTTTTGAAAAACATGGAGTACAAGTTTTTAGGCCTGAAGTGCTGACAGATTGTAATCAGATTTTTTCACGCGATATTGCTTTTGTAATAGAGGATAAACTGTTTCACGCCAATATTCTTCCAGATAGGGAACGAGAATTTGAGGCAATCCATGCTGTTCTGGAAAAAATAGACCCTAATAAAATTGTTCGACCGCCCGAAGAAGTCCACATAGAAGGCGGGGATGTGATGCCGTGGAACGAATATATTTTTGTAGGCACGTACACTGCTGATGACTATCCTGATTATATAACTGCGAGAACCAATAAAGCAGCGGTAACCTATTTGGAGGAACAGTTTCCGAACAAGACCGTAAAGTCTTTTGAGCTGAGAAAATCCAATACAAATGCAAAAGAAAATGCACTTCATTTGGATTGCTGCTTTCAGCCCGTGGGCAAGGATAAGGCCATTCTACATAAAAATGGGTTTTTGGTAGAAGAGGAATACCAGTGGTTGGTAGACTTTTTTGGCAAGGACAACATTTTTGAAATCACAAAAGATGAAATGTACCAGATGTTCAGCAATGTATTTTCCATTTCACCAGAAGTAGTTGTTTCAGAACAAAATTTTACACGGTTGAACAATTGGCTACGAGAAAAAGGTTTTACCGTAGAAGAAATACCGTATGCGGAAATTGCAAAACAAGAAGGTCTGCTTAGATGCAGCACATTACCATTAATAAGAGAATAA
- the ctlX gene encoding citrulline utilization hydrolase CtlX gives MQVTNTILMIRPVNFRMNEQTAVNNYFQEDLSLKNNEINKKAQKEFDDFVATLRNHGVNVIVVDDKKETDTPDSIFPNNWISFHDSGTICVYPMFAPNRRKERREDIFDVLEEHGFHIDNIVDYTAAEEDGIFLEGTGSILKDRVNQKAYCALGERADEGLFIEFCEDFDCFPVIFTANQAVDGKRLPIYHTNVMMAMGETFAVICSDTIDDKKERKNVIEHLKKDGREIITITEEQMYQFAGNMLQVIGANDQRFMVMSSAAFKSLKQSQIEAIEKHCEIIHSPLDTIETCGGGSARCMMAEVFLPKA, from the coding sequence ATGCAGGTTACCAATACCATTTTAATGATAAGACCGGTCAACTTCAGGATGAACGAGCAGACAGCGGTCAACAATTATTTTCAAGAAGACTTGAGCTTAAAGAACAATGAAATAAACAAAAAAGCCCAGAAAGAGTTTGATGATTTTGTAGCTACACTTAGAAATCATGGGGTCAATGTGATTGTTGTTGATGATAAAAAAGAAACAGATACTCCAGATTCTATCTTCCCCAATAATTGGATTTCGTTTCATGATAGTGGTACAATCTGCGTGTATCCCATGTTTGCCCCAAACCGACGAAAAGAACGAAGGGAAGATATCTTTGATGTACTCGAAGAACACGGTTTTCATATAGACAACATTGTTGATTATACAGCTGCGGAAGAGGACGGTATCTTTTTAGAAGGTACTGGCAGTATCCTAAAGGATAGGGTTAATCAAAAAGCCTATTGTGCTTTAGGGGAACGAGCAGATGAGGGGCTCTTTATAGAGTTTTGTGAAGATTTTGACTGTTTTCCCGTTATTTTTACGGCCAACCAAGCAGTAGATGGTAAAAGACTCCCAATCTATCATACCAATGTAATGATGGCCATGGGCGAGACCTTTGCCGTAATCTGTTCAGATACCATTGACGATAAAAAAGAACGCAAAAATGTAATCGAGCACCTTAAAAAAGATGGTAGGGAGATAATTACCATTACAGAAGAACAGATGTACCAATTTGCGGGAAACATGCTTCAGGTCATTGGTGCCAATGATCAACGTTTTATGGTCATGAGTTCTGCCGCATTTAAAAGTTTGAAACAATCCCAAATTGAAGCTATCGAAAAGCACTGTGAAATCATCCATAGCCCCTTGGATACCATTGAGACCTGTGGTGGGGGCAGCGCACGTTGTATGATGGCCGAAGTGTTTTTACCGAAGGCTTAA
- a CDS encoding carboxypeptidase-like regulatory domain-containing protein codes for MKNITMQYIKFVAFTFSFFFFQLNTSAQTITSKIIDSKTKQPIPYATVQYGENQGVITNEEGRFSFELNESEQRLDSIYVSSMGYAKTGISFEQVLDSVIPITPKAIELSGIYLFDKELSVDDIMEKVEERLPMNYNSAPLKQRFFLRQSSFNTLQKLDIEFKKSTIQELDKKLIDSIVTILPRNSQYYTETLGDFYRSDEQNKLEVIKAAELYDKSNEGSMEALSDKLETIFKANVKPDSYLKIKSGIFGQKVQVDSILDAEEDTDELEAELKEPKKSDFLGNRKYVLNEIHNQLFGKKTKLDVVKKLNRYDFELLGYSELENQGVYIIGYEPSRRGDFRGKLFVNIEDFAIMRIDYTNVNPLKSIKLLGFSYREQTYKGSTVFSKFGKDKYSIKFMALTFGRKMGVDRPLKVIEKNKHVKGRRKQNELSLALDVINYNTEKFEMVVFDSNTIPKSSLEGITEDETIKATYLSAYNPEFWKGYNIMEPNQAIREFTVTE; via the coding sequence ATGAAAAATATAACTATGCAATACATCAAGTTTGTCGCATTCACCTTTAGTTTCTTTTTTTTTCAATTAAACACATCCGCACAGACCATCACCTCAAAAATAATAGACAGTAAGACCAAGCAACCTATTCCCTATGCAACAGTTCAGTATGGGGAAAACCAAGGTGTTATTACCAATGAAGAAGGCCGCTTTAGCTTTGAACTGAATGAATCGGAGCAACGATTGGATTCTATTTATGTGTCGAGCATGGGGTATGCCAAAACCGGTATTTCCTTCGAACAGGTTTTAGATAGTGTTATTCCAATTACTCCAAAGGCCATTGAACTTAGCGGCATCTATCTTTTTGATAAAGAGCTCAGCGTGGACGATATTATGGAAAAGGTTGAAGAGCGCCTGCCCATGAACTATAATAGTGCTCCTTTGAAACAGCGCTTTTTTCTAAGACAATCCAGTTTCAATACCTTACAAAAACTCGATATCGAATTCAAAAAATCCACTATCCAAGAACTTGATAAAAAACTTATAGACAGTATTGTTACTATTCTTCCGAGAAATTCACAATACTACACCGAGACTTTGGGCGATTTTTACCGTTCGGATGAACAAAACAAATTAGAGGTCATTAAAGCAGCGGAACTGTACGATAAAAGCAACGAAGGTTCTATGGAGGCACTTTCGGATAAGCTTGAGACCATCTTCAAGGCAAACGTTAAGCCCGATTCCTATCTAAAAATAAAATCAGGGATATTTGGGCAAAAAGTACAAGTAGATTCCATTTTGGATGCTGAGGAAGATACGGACGAGCTGGAGGCGGAACTCAAAGAACCGAAAAAAAGTGATTTTCTGGGAAACCGAAAATATGTTCTCAATGAAATCCACAACCAACTCTTTGGAAAAAAAACCAAGCTGGATGTTGTTAAAAAGCTGAATCGCTACGATTTTGAGTTGCTTGGGTATTCAGAACTGGAAAACCAAGGCGTGTATATCATTGGTTATGAACCTTCCAGAAGAGGGGATTTTAGAGGTAAGCTCTTTGTAAATATTGAAGACTTTGCCATCATGCGCATTGATTACACCAATGTAAATCCATTGAAGAGCATTAAACTTTTGGGGTTCAGCTACAGGGAACAAACCTATAAGGGAAGTACGGTCTTCTCTAAATTTGGAAAAGACAAGTACAGCATTAAGTTTATGGCCCTGACCTTTGGGCGTAAGATGGGTGTGGATAGGCCTTTAAAAGTGATTGAAAAGAATAAACATGTAAAAGGGCGAAGAAAGCAGAATGAACTGTCTTTAGCCCTTGATGTCATTAATTACAATACCGAAAAATTTGAGATGGTGGTTTTTGATTCCAATACGATACCTAAATCTAGTTTAGAAGGTATTACGGAAGACGAAACGATAAAAGCAACATACCTATCCGCCTATAACCCTGAGTTCTGGAAAGGGTACAACATCATGGAACCCAATCAGGCGATACGGGAGTTTACAGTAACTGAATAG
- a CDS encoding SDR family oxidoreductase, translated as MKILLTGANGYIGMRLLPRLLELGHEIVCAVRDEKRLSVDKKTREKIQVVEIDFLEEVDSTKIPKDIDAAYYLIHSMTSSIDDFDEKEAITAKSFNEYVSETSIQQVIYLSGIVNDEKLSKHLSSRKNVEDILYQGKFNLTVLRAGIIVGSGSSSFEIIRDLCEKLPFMITPKWVLTKSQPIAIRDVINFLTGVLGNKATYKASFDVGGPDVLTYKEMLHRYAEVRGFKNWILTVPIMTPKLSSYWLYFVTSTSYKLAVNLVDSMKMEVVAKDDRLQQLLGIKTHTYPQAIEMAFKKIEQNLVLSSWKDSIASGRTSDDLEKYIQVPKYGVLKDVKKMSITDEDEVLENIWRIGGKQGWYYGDWLWKIRGFLDKLNGGPGLRRGRTNPDKIFPGDALDFWRVLLADKKSKRLLLFSEMRMPGEAWLEFKIDNNNTLHQVATFRPKGLRGRLYWYSVLPFHYFIFGGMIRNISKT; from the coding sequence ATGAAAATCCTCCTTACCGGTGCCAACGGTTACATTGGAATGCGCTTATTGCCACGTTTGTTGGAACTTGGCCACGAGATTGTCTGTGCCGTTCGTGATGAAAAGCGTTTGTCCGTCGATAAGAAAACAAGGGAAAAGATTCAAGTAGTCGAAATTGATTTTTTGGAAGAGGTCGATTCCACTAAAATCCCTAAAGATATTGATGCCGCCTATTACCTTATCCATTCCATGACCTCGTCTATTGATGATTTTGATGAAAAAGAAGCCATTACGGCTAAAAGTTTCAATGAATATGTATCGGAAACATCGATACAGCAGGTTATTTATCTGAGCGGCATCGTAAATGACGAAAAACTTTCCAAACATTTGAGCTCCAGAAAAAACGTAGAGGACATTTTATACCAAGGAAAGTTCAATTTAACGGTTTTAAGAGCTGGTATCATTGTAGGTTCTGGAAGCTCTTCTTTTGAGATAATTCGAGATCTTTGCGAAAAACTTCCCTTTATGATTACTCCAAAATGGGTGTTGACAAAGTCTCAACCTATTGCCATTAGGGACGTCATCAATTTTCTTACCGGTGTATTGGGCAACAAAGCAACCTACAAAGCATCTTTTGACGTTGGTGGACCAGATGTGCTCACCTATAAAGAAATGCTCCATAGATATGCTGAAGTAAGAGGATTCAAAAACTGGATACTTACCGTGCCCATTATGACACCAAAGCTGTCTTCCTATTGGCTCTATTTTGTAACCTCAACCTCATACAAACTAGCCGTTAACCTAGTAGATAGCATGAAGATGGAAGTCGTTGCCAAAGATGATAGGTTACAGCAACTGCTGGGCATTAAAACCCACACCTATCCACAAGCCATTGAAATGGCCTTTAAAAAAATTGAGCAGAATTTGGTGTTGAGCAGTTGGAAAGACAGTATTGCCAGCGGCCGAACAAGTGATGATCTAGAAAAATACATACAAGTACCAAAATATGGGGTTCTGAAAGATGTAAAGAAGATGTCCATTACAGATGAAGATGAGGTTCTGGAAAATATATGGCGAATTGGTGGAAAGCAAGGTTGGTATTACGGTGACTGGCTCTGGAAAATCCGTGGATTCTTGGATAAGCTCAATGGAGGGCCGGGTTTACGACGTGGGCGCACCAATCCTGATAAAATATTCCCTGGGGACGCATTGGATTTCTGGCGCGTACTTCTTGCCGATAAAAAATCTAAACGTCTTTTGCTTTTTTCCGAAATGCGCATGCCGGGAGAAGCTTGGCTGGAGTTTAAGATAGATAACAACAATACCCTTCACCAAGTGGCAACATTTAGGCCAAAAGGACTTAGGGGAAGGTTGTACTGGTATAGTGTTTTACCTTTTCACTATTTTATTTTTGGAGGTATGATCAGAAATATTTCCAAAACCTAG
- the argS gene encoding arginine--tRNA ligase produces MSLQNELSKKVITALTELYGAELSSVEFQPTRKDFEGDITVVVFPMLRVVKGNPVEIGTKIGEYLVENVAAIEKFNVVKGFLNLVIHDEFYINFFNTIVDENDYGFVKTTTKDAVMVEYSSPNTNKPLHLGHIRNNLLGYSVAEILKASGKKVYKTQIINDRGIHICKSMLAWQKFGEGETPESSGLKGDHLVGKYYVAFDKAYKEQIAKNVSEGIAKEKAEKEAPIVLEAQEMLRKWEAGDTEVVALWKMMNGWVYEGFDTTYKNLGVDFDTLYYESDTYLLGRDVVKDGLEKGVFFKKEDGSVWIDLTDEGLDEKIVLRSDGTAVYMTQDIGTAIQRVTDFPDINGMVYTVGNEQDYHFKVLFLILKKLGFTWAKQLHHLSYGMVDLPSGKMKSREGTVVDADDLIVNMTHTAEEISEELGKLEGYSKDEKQELYSTIGLGALKYYILKVDPKKRILFNPEESVDFQGNTGPFIQYTYARIQSILRKADFEVSAATDTKLVLHEKEKELLKHVQLFPETIQLAAESYSPALIANYTYDLVKEFNSFYQQVSILGEPNEQKRQFRVLLSKKVGAVIQSAFQLLGIEVPERM; encoded by the coding sequence ATGAGTTTACAAAATGAATTGTCCAAAAAGGTTATCACTGCGTTAACCGAATTATATGGTGCGGAATTATCATCCGTAGAATTTCAGCCCACTCGCAAAGACTTTGAAGGCGATATTACGGTAGTGGTTTTCCCTATGTTGCGGGTGGTGAAAGGAAATCCTGTTGAAATAGGTACTAAGATCGGGGAATATCTTGTAGAAAACGTCGCAGCGATCGAGAAATTCAATGTGGTAAAAGGTTTTTTGAACTTGGTGATTCATGATGAATTTTACATCAATTTCTTCAATACGATTGTTGATGAGAACGACTACGGATTTGTAAAAACGACAACCAAAGATGCGGTTATGGTGGAATACTCTTCACCAAACACCAACAAACCTTTGCATTTGGGCCATATCCGAAATAATTTATTGGGCTATTCGGTAGCGGAAATCTTGAAAGCTTCGGGAAAGAAGGTCTATAAAACCCAAATTATCAATGACCGGGGAATCCATATCTGTAAAAGTATGTTGGCCTGGCAGAAATTTGGTGAAGGGGAGACTCCAGAATCATCTGGATTGAAAGGAGACCATTTGGTGGGCAAATATTATGTGGCTTTTGATAAGGCGTACAAAGAACAAATTGCCAAAAATGTTTCAGAAGGCATAGCAAAGGAAAAAGCTGAAAAGGAAGCGCCTATAGTATTGGAAGCACAAGAGATGCTTCGGAAATGGGAAGCTGGGGATACAGAAGTTGTTGCGCTTTGGAAAATGATGAACGGTTGGGTGTACGAAGGGTTCGATACTACCTACAAAAACCTTGGAGTTGATTTTGATACGCTCTATTATGAAAGTGATACCTATCTTTTAGGAAGGGATGTCGTAAAAGATGGTCTTGAAAAAGGTGTTTTCTTTAAAAAGGAGGACGGTAGTGTTTGGATAGACTTAACGGATGAGGGTCTCGATGAAAAAATCGTATTACGTTCAGATGGTACTGCAGTTTATATGACACAAGATATAGGAACGGCGATTCAACGGGTAACGGACTTTCCAGATATCAATGGAATGGTATACACCGTTGGTAATGAACAGGATTACCACTTTAAGGTGCTTTTTTTAATCTTGAAAAAGCTTGGCTTTACTTGGGCAAAACAGCTCCACCATTTAAGTTATGGAATGGTTGATCTACCAAGCGGTAAAATGAAGAGTAGGGAAGGGACCGTTGTGGATGCAGATGACCTAATAGTTAACATGACACATACCGCCGAAGAGATTTCTGAGGAACTTGGTAAATTAGAAGGGTACTCTAAAGATGAAAAGCAAGAGCTCTACAGCACTATTGGTCTTGGAGCGTTAAAATACTATATCCTTAAAGTGGATCCCAAAAAACGTATTCTTTTTAATCCGGAAGAATCTGTGGATTTTCAAGGAAATACTGGGCCTTTTATTCAATACACCTATGCAAGGATTCAATCTATTCTCAGAAAAGCTGATTTTGAGGTTTCTGCTGCGACAGATACCAAACTGGTTTTGCATGAAAAAGAAAAAGAACTTTTGAAGCACGTTCAGTTATTTCCAGAGACTATTCAATTGGCGGCAGAAAGTTACAGTCCAGCATTAATAGCAAACTATACCTATGATTTGGTGAAAGAGTTCAATTCGTTTTACCAACAAGTTTCTATTCTAGGGGAACCCAACGAGCAAAAAAGACAGTTTAGGGTGCTCTTGTCCAAAAAAGTGGGAGCGGTCATCCAATCTGCATTTCAACTTTTAGGAATTGAAGTTCCTGAACGAATGTAA
- a CDS encoding bacteriorhodopsin-like: MGNLFTSLPMVAQLATDDYVGFTFFVGCMAMMAASAFFFLSMNSFDRKWRTSILVSGLITFIAAVHYWYMRDYWSGFEESPTFFRYVDWVLTVPLMCVEFFLILRVAGAKTSLMWRLIFLSVVMLVTGYIGEAVDRDNAWLWGLISGIAYFVIVYDIWLGKAKKLAVEAGGSVLQAHKTLCWFVLVGWAIYPIGYMAGTPGWYEGIFGGLDLNVIYNIGDAINKIGFGLVIYGLAVSQTKQPAEA, from the coding sequence ATGGGAAATTTATTTACATCACTGCCCATGGTAGCGCAACTTGCTACCGACGATTACGTGGGCTTCACTTTCTTTGTAGGTTGCATGGCCATGATGGCCGCTTCCGCATTTTTCTTTTTATCGATGAACAGTTTTGACAGAAAATGGAGAACATCCATTTTAGTTTCTGGACTGATTACGTTTATTGCCGCAGTACACTATTGGTACATGAGAGATTATTGGTCTGGATTTGAAGAATCACCAACATTTTTTAGATATGTAGACTGGGTATTGACCGTACCATTAATGTGCGTTGAATTCTTTTTGATTCTTCGTGTAGCTGGAGCGAAAACTTCACTAATGTGGAGGTTAATATTCCTCTCTGTTGTGATGCTGGTCACAGGATACATAGGAGAAGCTGTGGACCGTGACAATGCTTGGTTATGGGGTCTTATATCCGGTATTGCTTACTTTGTTATTGTCTACGATATATGGTTGGGCAAAGCGAAAAAATTGGCTGTCGAAGCAGGAGGTTCAGTTTTGCAAGCGCACAAAACCTTATGCTGGTTCGTATTGGTCGGATGGGCAATATATCCAATAGGGTATATGGCAGGTACTCCAGGATGGTACGAAGGAATATTTGGCGGTTTGGATTTAAATGTGATTTACAACATTGGTGACGCCATTAATAAAATTGGGTTTGGTTTGGTAATTTATGGTCTTGCCGTATCACAAACCAAACAGCCTGCAGAAGCCTAA
- a CDS encoding Brp/Blh family beta-carotene 15,15'-dioxygenase, with the protein MIVVTIFALWFSVFSNDEIEGFVSFFFIFTFGILHGSNDIKLIQVSAEKSKGKYHKMKVFGLYVMTVLLILLIFSFFPALALIFFLLISGFHFGEQHWNKKLHKKAKWDILLFTFYGLFILFMIFCVKHEQASPIIYDISGFALEKNNYLIATVIIGILLLLQLAVYFYFNLLKANIWEELFYLLVFFIIFRTASLLWGFCIYFVVWHSIPSLVDQMNYLYGASNKMTFLKYLKSSWMYWVISLVGLFGLYFLLRENTQFFTSILLYFLAAITFPHVIVMSRLED; encoded by the coding sequence ATGATAGTAGTGACCATCTTTGCACTATGGTTTTCCGTATTTTCAAATGATGAAATAGAAGGTTTTGTTTCCTTTTTCTTCATATTCACTTTTGGTATTCTTCATGGTTCAAATGACATCAAGTTAATACAGGTAAGTGCAGAAAAGAGCAAAGGTAAATATCATAAAATGAAGGTGTTTGGATTATATGTAATGACGGTTTTACTCATATTGTTAATCTTCTCTTTCTTTCCAGCACTGGCATTGATTTTCTTTCTTTTGATAAGTGGATTCCATTTTGGGGAACAACATTGGAATAAAAAACTACATAAGAAAGCCAAATGGGACATACTTTTGTTTACATTTTACGGATTATTCATTTTGTTTATGATTTTTTGCGTAAAACATGAACAAGCATCGCCTATCATCTATGATATTTCTGGTTTTGCGCTTGAAAAGAATAATTACCTTATAGCGACCGTGATTATTGGTATACTTCTCTTGCTACAATTGGCCGTGTATTTTTATTTCAATCTTTTAAAAGCGAATATTTGGGAAGAACTATTCTATTTATTGGTCTTTTTTATCATATTTCGGACCGCATCTTTACTTTGGGGTTTTTGCATATACTTTGTTGTTTGGCATAGCATACCTTCTTTAGTAGATCAAATGAACTACCTCTACGGGGCCTCTAACAAAATGACATTTTTAAAGTATTTGAAATCCTCATGGATGTACTGGGTGATTTCTTTAGTGGGACTTTTTGGGTTATATTTTCTCCTTCGGGAGAATACCCAATTTTTTACTTCAATTTTATTGTATTTTTTAGCCGCTATTACGTTCCCTCATGTCATTGTAATGTCTAGGCTGGAGGATTAA